Genomic segment of Lemur catta isolate mLemCat1 chromosome 2, mLemCat1.pri, whole genome shotgun sequence:
gagctggattCCCTGGAGGACCCTCCAGCCTCCCCCTCGGAGACCCAAGACCGGATGGGAACTCCGAGGCCACCAAGCAGGCATGGGCACCCGGCGGTGGCTTCTGGCAGGACTCCCGTGCTGCCCCGGAAGGACGGGGCGGATAAGCGTGGGTCCTCGCTGACCGCCCACCCCCGCTCCTCCTCGGCGGCCTCTCCCGTCCGCCACACAGCCACCCAGCGCACCTCTCACCGTCCTTCTGGGGGCTCCTCCGCCAACCCGCCTGCCCGCTCTGCTGACAACGACTCGGTGGACCCAGACGAGGACGAGCGAGCTGCAGGCTCCCTCCACCCCAAGGACACGTCCGCCCAGCAGCCACCTCCCAAGAGCCCGGTCCAGCCCCGGCCGGCCCTGTCGCCCAGCCGCCAGTCTGCCTCCAGCGTCCTGCGGGACAGAAGCGCCACGCACTATGGCACCAAACCAGCCTCACCGGCGTGGAGGGCACCGCATTCTGCGGCCATGGAGGAAGATTTCAGCGCCTCAGCCCCGCCATCGAGACTTTCTCCTTCCCATCGGGGGTCATTTCGGTTGCTGCCCACCCAACCACACCTGAGTCCTCCGCCCTCCGGGGCCTGGAGGGATGGTCATGAAGCCCCAGCCGCCCACTCTAACGCGCCGTCACGGTCCACCACATCTTCCTCCAGGACACAGGTCTCTGAGGGAGCAGACGCTTCTGATGGCCAAGGCGACGGTGACGGTGATGCCCAAGACGGCGGGAGGCCGGCGGAGGCCACGGCCCAGACGCTGCGGGCCCGGCCTGCCTCCGGACACTTGGGTTTGCTCAGACACAGGCCCTTTGCCGCCAACGGCAGGTTTGCAAACAGGTTTGGCGGCGGCCGGGGCCTCCGGCTGCAGCCCTCCAGCCCCCCACAGTCCACGGTGCCGTCCCGAGCCCACTCTAGGGCTCACTCTCACCCAGCTTCCGTCCCCAGGCTTGGCTCAGGTATCCATGGAGATGGGGAGGATGAGAAGCCACTTTCTGCCACCGTGGTAAATGACCACGTGccttcctcctccaggcagcccacCTCTCGGGGATGGGACCCCCTAAGAAGAAGCCCCCAGAGAGGGGCCAGCCTGCATCGGAAGGAGCCCATCCCAGAGAACTCCAAATCCGCAGGGACAGATGCACATTCTCAGGGCAAATCCTCCTCTCTGTCCTCTAAGGCACAGGACGTTCAACAGAGCACAGAAGTGGACGTGGAGGGCCATTCTCCCAAAACGCAGCCAGTGTCCCTGGGCCGCCAGCCGTCCTCTGCGCGTCCTGCTGTAGCACGGTCACAGCACCACCCTGCGCTCAGTGTTCCCAGAAGGATGACACCAGGCCGGGCTTCAGAAAGGCAGCCCCCTCCACCCGTCTCCACGTCCCAGCACCAGCCCTCGGCCCCCCAGAGCAAGGACGCGGGGCGGTCACTTACCCAGCCCAAGCTCGCGCCAGCTCCGGCGGGGCGTCCCCGCCCCACGTCGCAGGGCAGCGCCCCCTCCCTCTCGGACCCGCACACCGCAAGCTCCCGAGGGGTGCTGCACACTGGGCGCCGGAGCCAGGATGAGGACTCCCAGAGCAGCTACGAGGGCGACAGCATGGAAGTCGGGGCCCCCGCCCGCGCCAAGGAcgccgccccgcccctgcccgaGCACCGTCCGGTGGAGTCGCCGGCGGGGAGTGCGAACCACAGACTCCGGAGCGGACACGCAGGCTCCTGGTCGAGGCCCGGCGGGCCCCAGACCCGCGCCCGCGTCCCGGGCAGGGCAGGATCCCCTGCGGGGCAGAAGGAGGGCGGCGCGGACCAGGCCACACCCGGGGAGACCCAGCCTCCCTCCAGGCGGCCCCTGCCGTCCAAATCCCAGCAGTCAGTCTCCGCGGAGGACGAGCAGGAGGACGCGGGATTTctaaaaggaggaaaggaagaccCTCTGTCTTCTTCTGTGTCCAAGTGgccctcttcctccacccccaagGGCAGCAAATATGCTGATGGGAGCCTCGCCAAGGATCAGCGGGAGCCTGCCGTTGTGCTGGCTCCTCGCAAAGGGAGCCCAGCGCAGGAAGAGAGCGCTGCTCCCGGGAAGGGACCTCTGCCGCCACCTCCAGGCAGCCCCCCAAGGGCCTCCCACCTACCTCCCCGACTGCCACCTCGGAGCCCTGCCACCCAGAGTCCCGTCACGGGGACCCCCTTCTGGCCGCGGTCCGCCACCCGCGCCCCTCCCAGCTACTCCACCACCCCGATGCTCTCCTTGCGCCAGCGGATGATGCATTCGAGATTCCGGAACCCTCTCTCCCGCCAGACTGGGAGACCCTCTTACAGACAAGGTAATTTGTTTGTAAAAACAGTCGCTTGATCTGTTTTTAAAAGGCTCTCAGTAGTGTTCATGGCAATTCTTGAAGCCATGAATAAAATAAGCAATtcctgcttattttatttagcatctaCTATGTCTAAGGACTGTGTTAAGAGCTTTGCACGAGTAATATTATTTCATCCTGTTAACTGTCTCTAGGGTTTGCATCACGACCCctgtttttcaaatgaggaagCTGGGGCCCAGGGACATGAGTGGCTTGCCCGAAGTCAGACAGCTGTGGAGTTGGCTGTAATTCCAATCCCAAATGGTCTAATTGCACAGCCCTCTGTCATTCACTCTCCCATACTGCCTATTTGAGTTTCTTAACTTACACTCTTAATCTGTGAAAATGTGTTGCAGCCATGATGCCAAACTCAGGTTCCTGTATGTTAGATTCTTCTTAGTTCAAGTGCTAGCATGTATTGAAGGAATCCACAGTAAGGAATTAGATATGCAGTAGGCTTATCTTGTTCTTGTTCTCATCTCCCTCATACAAAACTCTCAATCGAACAAACCCTGGGACAAACTCAAATGTCTTGGATATGAATTGCTCAGACATTGCAAACAGTGAATGTTGTCTGAAACCTCCAGAAAATGGTTGTCACTCAGAAAGGTCACAGGCAAATGTGTGCCTTGTATTTCCAGAACAGAAGATGGAGCATAGACAGCTATGAACTGCAGTCTATGTAGACTAGAAGGGTCTAAGGTATTTACCATAAATTTGCATTCAGTTAAGTGGTTCCTTGAACTCTCCTTGCATGTAACTGGGGCTACATAGAACATTCTTGAGTGAATGTATTATTTGTTAATCtgtacaatatattgttattttagtcCAATGTAAAGACATAGAACAATGCCCCCATCAAAGTCAGGTTTCCACTGAGATTGACTATTTTAAGCAAACTTAATACCCCAGTAATAGATGTAGAACTCAACATTCCCGTGAGCATagcaggaactcaataaatatttaatgaatgaatgaaggagtgagAGAAATGTGTCCAACCTACACATAGCCATCAGGAAGCCCAAGCACTTTACGCGCAGTGAGGCCGGACCAGGGCAGAGCGTAGCTGAAGAGAAACAGCTCCACATGAGGTGGAGAGGGACCAGACAACGGCAAGGGCACTGCTGCACCCTCTCCCTACTCTCTGGGCAAGTATTAATACTTCTCAGGCAGCCCCAGGCTGTGAGCCGGGACTGTGCACTCCTACTTGGCAACTGATGACTGGGACCTGAGTCAGCTAGAAATAGTTGTCATGTTTAGTATGACATGCCGAGAAAAGCAGGACAGCTTCTAGTtcattttagagataattttctctgcccttccaaatcttcctccctccagcttccaaatggctaaaataaagCTGTAGCTACTAAGGGCTTAAGCTTTATGTGGTAGTTTTACTTAAGCCGTGCACGCTAGTACCCCCAGTATTGTCAGAAAACTGTAACTTTACTATACTCTCAGTAGACATTCATATTTGCCAGGGAGAAGTCACAATTTAAGACTATCATTATCTAAGATATTTGAACTATTGGTTTAACATTCTGTTTAGTGTTTCTGTTGGAAATGATGTGTCACTACTTACAGTTTGATATGAAACCAACTTTCCAGGAATGTTGAACGTTGAACTTACCAGGCTCTGTTATTGGTTTGTTTGTACCATGTAGGTTACAATGGCCGACCAAATGTAGAAGGGAAGGCTCTTCCTGGTAGTAATGGAAAACCGAATGGACAAAGAATTATCAATGGCCCTCAAGGAACAAAGTGGGTAGGGTACATTTCCTTACACATAGAAGTTGTTTTCATGCTGTTGAGAAAAGAAATATGGTGAACATTTCTACTCATGTGTGAAGATACTTGGATATGGTTTCTTTCAATGCTCAGAAAGATCTTTTGTTCTCCCGAGTAActagtttgttttcttcttatagcTAGGGAGATGAGGCATGGGCCTTTGTTTGTCATTTGCCTTGGCTGGTGGGGAAGGTCAAACAACCGTATGGCCCAACCACAGCCATTACTGAGCCAACGAAGAACTTATCTCAATGAACTTATCTTTTCCCTGTCCTGATAGtcgcattttatttttattttttgtttatagtcAAATATCATACATACTTTCTGTCAGTTGCCTCAAATCTTTTCTAAAAGTAAGcagagtaaaaacaaacaaacaaaaaaacccctctgAATTACATAGGCAATTTTATTAAATCATCTCTTGAAGCTTCCAACATTTGTTTGACTAAAATCATGCATTAGTACTTTATGTACGTCTAAATTAACTTTAACTGCTCAGGGTTAAGATGAATGTTTAGGGGTTTTTGGTGGGTTGAGGGTAATGGAAAGAATGCTTTACAATATTcagggatttaaaaatatattctcaaagaataaaaaaaattatttatgctgGAATTCTCAGTCAAAACTTCCCCCTTAAAACAATACGATTTAGGAAAACATTAAAGGACTTTATGAAAATTTCAGCCATAGGTGATCTAAAGATGCATTTtgctatttctcaaaagaaaagaaatttataataggAAGAATGCATACTAGAGCAAAATGTCATTGCAAACAACTTTGAATTGAAACAGAATGGGGTGGATTTCAAAAGTAGGGTTTatataaactttgttttaattacTGAAACAGCACCCGACAGTGTGGCCTGCTCATCGGGCTTCCTCCAGAAGCCTGACTGtgcagagcagtggttctcagatgTCAGCCAGCTCAGGATCACTGGAGGGCTTGTCAAATTcaggtctgggtggggctgggtgtcGGAGTTTATGACAAGTTCCTATGTAATGCTGAGGCTTTGGGTCTAGGGCCATGCTTTGAGAACTACCAGCAAAAAGCATGAACTTGTTCCTTAATAAAGACAATAATTGCCTTTttcaagttttatagtttcttagAATACGAAATTTTTGTACACATAGTATATTAGGCAATATTATTACAAATTATATTGTTTTTGCTATAgcaacattaaattttaatattaacaacaaatggaaacatgtttttaatatactaaaaatctaTGTTCATTGcaagaatttaaaacaattctgaaatgtatgaaaaagaaaataagcatccTCAACCCTAAACTACTTCTCCGTGATGATCACGGTTAACAGTTGGGTGTATatccttccagaatttttttctctgcagtCTTAAGcttatatacacacaaatgaatatatttttatctttgcaaAATAATCAGCCCTGTAATCTGAGTTCAGCATAGGTCAATATATGTAGAATTCCCACATCCTTTTTattggctgcatagtattccaccaCATGGATGGgctatcatttattaaatctCTTCCTTCAATTGATAGACACTTGTGTTCTTGTCTCTTTCCCAGCATTAGACATAATGTACCTAATGGTAAAgatattttgaacatcttttgtgtatttaagaaacttaaaacaatttacaaattatatggGTAAGcaattataatatgaaatataactggtttgcactttatttttttaaaccttgtaATGATACTGACAAAAGTAATGTCTCCTACTCACATTATGGTTTCCTTCTGTGAGAGCGttacacatatgtacatgtagTTGGACTAACGTGAACGTTTCGGAATGTCCAATATATTCTTTAATCTATGTCATGGATTTAGGTTGTGGACCTTGATCGTGGGTTAGTACTGAATGCAGAAGGAAGGTACCTCCAGGATTCACATGGAAATCCTCTTCGGGTTAAACTGGGAGGGGATGGCCGGACCATTGTGGGtaagtgagaatggtttttaagGAACAAAAGTCTACAGAAGAGTTGTAGAGTAACCACTTCTCCGCCCCTTCCTTTTTCATGGCTGTCCTTGGTCCAGTTACTTTTAGTCACGTGGGAAGAAGAGCCTCAAAAGAGGCAGAACTCAGTGTTTCCGTCATACAGCTTTACTTCTACTTTTCCTGCAGGCTCCGCCCTCTAGAAAATGTGTCTTTCCACTTTGTTCTTGAAACTGGGCAGTTCAGCGGAGGGGTCTACAAACTGCAGCCTGCAGGCCAATCCCTGTCTGCTGCGTGTTTTTGTAAGGCCTATGAGCTCagcatagtttttacatttttaaatgattgctaAATCATAAGAAAATTTTGTGATATGTGATAATTAAAATTCACGTTTCAGTGTCCAtacacaaagttttattggaacacagaaacatttatttatgccTTATCTAACTCATTTGTTATGTATTATTTACGCATTGCCTATTGACTTTTCTGCACTGCAAGGGCTGAGTTGAGTGGTTACAACAGAGACCATCTGGCCCataaagtttaaaacttttactCCCTGCCCTTAACAGAAACAGTCTGCCACTCCTGGTCAGAAGTAGCACTTTCCTCCTTAGGAATAGGAGAGAGGAGGCGGCAAGTGTTGTTACTTCCTTTGCTAGACACTGAGAGTTACCTCAGGATAATGGGCACACCCACGAAATATTGCATATTTATGTGCGGTAGTGCAGGGCAATGGACACTGGAATAAGGCCAGGCATTTCCGGGTAGCAGTAGATACTGCCACCTCAGCTGTTGTCCTTTTATCATTAATAGTAATTATCTCTTTGCCCTTCACTGCCTGAAACACAACAATACATGAGCTCTGGGAGGTGCTTATCACCTGCTCTTATTTTCTGTGGATTGTTTCACCTTCTTGCCTGGCTCTCGGCTGATTTTGTTTCAGATCTGGAAGGGACCCCCGTGGTGAGTCCAGACGGCCTCCCGCTCTTTGGGCAGGGGCGACACGGCACACCGCTGGCCAGTGCCCAGGATAAGCCAATTTTGAGTCTTGGCGGGAAACCCCTGGTGGGCTTGGAAGTCGTCAAAACAACCACGCACCCACCCACCACAACCACACGGCCTACCACGACCACGACACCCCTGCCTACCACTACGACCCCGCGGCCCACGACCGCCACCACCCGCCGCACCACCACCCCCCGCCGCACAACCACTATGCGCCCAACGACCACAATCCGAACCACTACGCggacaaccaccaccaccacccctgaaCCCACCACCGCCGTCCCCACCTGTCCCCCTGGAACCCTGCAGCAGCGTGACGACGGAGGCAACCTGATAATGGGCTCGAATGGCATCCCAGAGTGCCACCCTGAGGAAGGTAACCTGCCTGGTTCTGTTGGTGCCCCCTTACCCGGTGCCCGAGCATGCGGCATTTCAGAGTAGCGTGGGAAACCTGCGGCGGAGGGTAAGAGCGCAGTGGGATAGCAAGGAGAGGTGTTTTCAATCCCAGTAGGTGCGTTTGACAGTACTGTATCACAGCTAAggttgtcagatttagcaaataaacatATTGCCTGGGACATATTGATATGGAAAAGTTATTTGCTGTGCATTTAAAATCAGCTAACTGGGCATCTTGCATCTTGTGTTTAATCTGGCAACCCTTATCATGACCCACATCAAAAATTTAGCTGAAACTTGTGACATTATTAGTTTGGActagcatttcccaaagtgtatTCCAATGGATATTAGAAGATTAgtagttgtttatttatttattttttttaaaaaaaggttctGTGATTAACTACGTGATTTATACAGGTTGGATAAATTTCTTACTGTTGGAACATTTAGATCATTGAATAGTCTTGTGAATCTCCAAGAAAAGTAGTATTTCTCAAGCACATTTGGCAGCTGAACGTTTTTTTGAGCAGCCCTCCCCTTGGAAAATGCTAACCCTCACATGGCCAGCCTTCCTGTGGGGGCCTGGGCTGTCAGCTGGTAGGGACGTGCCTTTCCCTGCTTTGCCATCCTGGTCTGGGCTGTCCTGCTGCCCTGATGCGGGTCTGTCTTCCTTCTGAGAACAACTCATTCTCCCTAAAGAGTAGGAGCCAGAACACCTTCGTCCATCCTTCCACTCAGTCTCCTGTTCAAGCTGTTTTGGAACAAGCCATCCTAGATTTGCACCAGGCATGGAGGAGATAAATTCATCTtcttttcttcagtttgaaatgaaTTGCAATGTTGTCTATAAAGCTGATGTCTTTTTGAACTAAGGCAGAGTGAGGATCCTTCATTTCAGGAATTATTTGCGAGCCTCTAATTCTTAACCAGCAAATTATTGACCATGAGAAGCACAATCAGTTTGAATGTGAATGCTGTATCCAACATGAGAATTCTGTTTGAAGTTAGTCTTCCCATGGAAAAGGTCCAAATAAGCAGGAAAACTTGACACGTCTAAAAAATTCACACCGAAGAACAAGGAAACACGAAGGAAGACCATTGGGATGACAATTCTCACTCTGTCCATTTAGCCTGTGAgtataaatttgaatttactCTTGAGTTTCTTCTATTAAAGCATTATGTCACTTTCCTTGACTACTTCTGCATAcattaatgtgtttaattttaaagatcGAGGTATGATTAAAGCAGACAATTAATAATTGGTTGGAAACAAAAGAGTGATGATTTTGGATTAGGTTTTACTTTCTATTGCTATCAATTTGCACTTTATTTTGTGTGCTTTTATTTAGGCCTTCTagtgtgttctttttatttattttgtatttttggacATTTATTTGGCATGAAAGTCAATACTTTTTTCTTggcatttttgtttcttcttttctttgcaaaTCATAATATACACATTCCCTCCTATCTGATCTCCTGGTTCCCTAGTCCAAGCTGAAGGACAGTTTGACACTAGgcagcattttgaaaataagtaCAAATCAGTGCAAAGtcttgggaaaaaattaaatttggggGCAGCAACATACCATTCTCATATGATATTTTAATGTactgtaatttattattttaaaagttcttctgTGTggcctctcttccttttttatttctgttggcACTAACAActttaacatttcctttcttgtattAATTCTAATCAtagttaattttatctttcaatatttttaaaccagTTTATTGAGGTCTGACTGGCATAGAacaagctgtacatatttaatccACACCCGGATGAGTTTGGTGTAAGGATACACCCGGGAAAACACCATCCTCACCCAGGCCGAGGACGTATCTGtcacctcccaaagtttccttCCTGCATATTGTtagtattattcttttctcttaaaagtgataatttattttttttgtggtaagaagttaaatttttaaaaaatgtttatagctctattgagatgtaattcacataccataaagttcatccttttaaagttagtggtttttagtatattcagagttgtgcaactaccACCACTGTCAAATTCCAGAAAATTCTCATCACCCACAGAAGAACTTTgtccccattagcagtcactcccacctctccctcctcccagcccctagAAATTCCTAATCTACTTTCTCCctctgtggatttacctattcaagacatttcatataaatggaaccatataatatgtggcttttgtgtctggtttctttcacttagcagaattatttttaacattcatcCACACTGTagaatgtatcagtacttcattctttctattccatcatatggatatagcaacttttatccattcatcagtcactgatcatttgggttatttcctccttttggttattattaataacgctgctataaacatttgtgtacaaggtTTTTTTCTAAATACCTGTTTTTAGTTCccttgggtatatacctgggaCTGTAATTGCTATGTCAAATGGTAACTGTTTAACCCTTTAAAGAACTGCCAGACCGTTttcccacagcagctgcaccGTGTTACGTGCCCACTGGTAATGTCTGAGGGCCCCactttctctgcatcttcaccagCACTTACATTTATGTGCACGTCCTCATGTGTTACGGGTGTCATCCTGTGTGCAGATCCCTACAGGCAGAGACGCATGTTATGGCTTGTTCTGGTACATTGTTGTTacatatatttctctctttctacaCATACGGGTGGTTTTTTTGggtgtttttgcttctgttttttgcTCAGTCTGACTTCTCCATTAGGTAATAAGCTCCTTGCAGTAGAGACAATGTCTTCTGCTGCATCCCTGATTCCTTGTAGTGCCTAATTATGCATCTTTACATATCTAAACAACACCTTAAGAGACAGGCATGCTCCATTTTTTAACTGAGAAGTAAAAGTCAGTGCTGTTTGTCTTTCAGGTTCTGTTCCTACAGATCTGATGATATCGTGTGCATTTGGAAATGGGACCAACCAGCTGAACATCTTCAGGAATTTGTAGGGTGACTTTGTTGCATGTTGCAGAAAAACATCGGTCATTACGGAAAATGGCTCTGCCCCACCACAGCCTGCTCTCTAGACAAAGTACAAACGGAAGAACTGACAGTTTGTTTGAGCTGGACCAACCGTACAACATGCAAATGTACTTGAGTGTCAAATGGCGGTCATTTAAATGCTTCTTTCTCTAAACTTCTactgagaataatttttttcatatattttgattatcTCTGGAGCTAAGGCCTTAATTCATTGGTGacatttttcactcattttttccGTAACTATTCAGATAAGCTACTGAAGAGAATAAACTACACTACCATGGTTGATGGCTGGCAGCTACTTTTATGTGAAGAGGTTCAGGCTTTTACCATTGATGCCAGGTTgacttattaa
This window contains:
- the FNDC1 gene encoding fibronectin type III domain-containing protein 1, whose product is MGLKVTWDPPKDATSRPVEHYNIAFGKSLKSLKYIKVNAETYSFLIEDVEPGVVYFVLVTAENHSGVSRPVYRAESLPGGEWIKIDGFPIKGPGPFNETITEKEVPNKPLRVRVRSSDDRLSVAWKAPRLSGAKSPRRSRGFLLGYGESGRKMNYVPLTRDERTHEIKKLASESVYVVSLQSMNSQGRSQPVYRAALTKRKISEEDELDIPKDISVRVMSSQSVLVAWVDPVLEKQKKVVASRQYTVRYREKGESARWDYKQITNRRVLIENLIPDTVYEFAVRISQGERDGKWSISVFQRTPESAPTTAPENLNVWPVNGKPTVVTVSWDALPETEGKVKEYILSYAPALKPFGAKSLTYPGDTTSALVNGLQPGERYLFKIRAANRRGLGPHSKAFVVAMPTTRSSDAQQNTEGNWKSQKPDPPSSSPKAAASSKHTHLPVSPQDRNVKDPLLDLKNKILANGGLPRKLPLRPKKPEELDLQSTEVTEEEELDSLEDPPASPSETQDRMGTPRPPSRHGHPAVASGRTPVLPRKDGADKRGSSLTAHPRSSSAASPVRHTATQRTSHRPSGGSSANPPARSADNDSVDPDEDERAAGSLHPKDTSAQQPPPKSPVQPRPALSPSRQSASSVLRDRSATHYGTKPASPAWRAPHSAAMEEDFSASAPPSRLSPSHRGSFRLLPTQPHLSPPPSGAWRDGHEAPAAHSNAPSRSTTSSSRTQVSEGADASDGQGDGDGDAQDGGRPAEATAQTLRARPASGHLGLLRHRPFAANGRFANRFGGGRGLRLQPSSPPQSTVPSRAHSRAHSHPASVPRLGSGIHGDGEDEKPLSATVVNDHVPSSSRQPTSRGWDPLRRSPQRGASLHRKEPIPENSKSAGTDAHSQGKSSSLSSKAQDVQQSTEVDVEGHSPKTQPVSLGRQPSSARPAVARSQHHPALSVPRRMTPGRASERQPPPPVSTSQHQPSAPQSKDAGRSLTQPKLAPAPAGRPRPTSQGSAPSLSDPHTASSRGVLHTGRRSQDEDSQSSYEGDSMEVGAPARAKDAAPPLPEHRPVESPAGSANHRLRSGHAGSWSRPGGPQTRARVPGRAGSPAGQKEGGADQATPGETQPPSRRPLPSKSQQSVSAEDEQEDAGFLKGGKEDPLSSSVSKWPSSSTPKGSKYADGSLAKDQREPAVVLAPRKGSPAQEESAAPGKGPLPPPPGSPPRASHLPPRLPPRSPATQSPVTGTPFWPRSATRAPPSYSTTPMLSLRQRMMHSRFRNPLSRQTGRPSYRQGYNGRPNVEGKALPGSNGKPNGQRIINGPQGTKWVVDLDRGLVLNAEGRYLQDSHGNPLRVKLGGDGRTIVDLEGTPVVSPDGLPLFGQGRHGTPLASAQDKPILSLGGKPLVGLEVVKTTTHPPTTTTRPTTTTTPLPTTTTPRPTTATTRRTTTPRRTTTMRPTTTIRTTTRTTTTTTPEPTTAVPTCPPGTLQQRDDGGNLIMGSNGIPECHPEEDEFSGLETDTATPTEEAYVVYDEDYESETSRPPATTKPSTTAATATPKVVPEEGTISSFPEEEFDLAGKKRFVAPYVTYLNKDPSAPCSLTDALDHFQVDSLDEIIPNDLRKSDLPPQNSPRNITVVAVEGCHSFVIVDWDKATQGDVVTGYLVYSASYEDFIRNKWSTQASSVTHLPIENLKPNTRYYFKVQAKNPHGYGPVSPSVSFVTESDNPLLVVRPPGGEPIWIPFAFKHDPGYTDCHGRQYVKRTWYRKFVGVVLCNSLRYKIYLSDNLKDTFYSIGDSWGRGEDHCQFVDSHLDGRTGPQSYVEALPTIQGYYRQYRQEPVSFGHIGFGTPYYYVGWYECGVSIPGKW